The following are from one region of the Melaminivora suipulveris genome:
- a CDS encoding AAA family ATPase: protein MLLRFSCTNFLSFRDRVEVDWRQDGRVPAGAWSAEPLAGERASTVMAVIGPNASGKTALLRSLVFLDWFVRESFAAPPAAELPFEPHFAAMDEPSEFEADLTVDGQLWRYTLRCTRQRVLHEALYVKRARMGYVFVREWDEASQSYDVKQQDFGLKPSEARKVRPNASLLSTAAQYGVPLAQRLTQASLATNLHRYGRMQGDEELLQSAAFFAVQPEMHAQAAQWLRRWDFGLKDVQLRKFETETLEGNNTLEWVPMGVHELADGTTVQLPFWLESSGTQSAFVLLRRLLPVLKLGGLAVIDEFENDLHPHMLEPILSLFADRRSNPHGAQLLFTCHAMEVLNLLHKSQVVIVEKDGHGESAAWRLDSVEGIRSDDNLYAKYMAGAYGGVPQL from the coding sequence ATGTTGCTGCGCTTTTCCTGCACCAACTTTTTGTCTTTCCGCGACCGCGTGGAGGTGGACTGGCGCCAGGACGGCCGGGTGCCGGCCGGTGCCTGGTCGGCCGAGCCGCTCGCGGGCGAGCGCGCCAGCACCGTGATGGCGGTGATCGGCCCCAATGCCAGCGGCAAGACGGCGCTGCTGCGCTCGCTGGTGTTTCTGGACTGGTTCGTGCGCGAGTCCTTCGCTGCGCCGCCTGCGGCCGAGCTGCCATTCGAGCCGCACTTCGCCGCCATGGATGAGCCCTCGGAGTTCGAAGCCGACCTGACTGTCGACGGCCAACTGTGGCGCTACACGCTGCGCTGCACGCGCCAGCGCGTGCTGCACGAGGCGCTGTACGTCAAGCGCGCACGCATGGGTTATGTCTTCGTGCGCGAGTGGGACGAGGCCAGCCAGAGCTACGACGTGAAGCAGCAGGATTTCGGTCTCAAGCCCTCCGAGGCGCGCAAGGTGCGGCCCAATGCGTCGCTGCTTTCGACTGCGGCGCAGTACGGCGTGCCGCTGGCGCAGCGGTTGACGCAGGCGTCGCTGGCCACCAACCTGCACCGCTACGGCCGCATGCAGGGCGACGAGGAGTTACTGCAATCGGCCGCGTTCTTCGCGGTGCAGCCCGAGATGCACGCGCAGGCGGCGCAGTGGCTGCGGCGCTGGGACTTCGGCCTGAAGGACGTGCAACTGCGCAAGTTTGAAACGGAAACCCTGGAAGGCAACAACACCCTTGAGTGGGTACCGATGGGTGTGCACGAGCTGGCCGATGGCACAACGGTGCAACTGCCCTTCTGGCTGGAATCCAGCGGCACACAGAGCGCCTTTGTGCTGCTGCGGCGGCTGTTGCCGGTATTGAAGCTGGGCGGCCTGGCGGTCATCGATGAGTTCGAGAACGACCTGCACCCGCACATGCTGGAGCCCATCCTGAGCCTGTTCGCCGACCGGCGCAGCAACCCCCACGGCGCGCAACTGCTGTTCACCTGCCACGCCATGGAAGTGCTGAACCTGCTGCACAAGTCGCAGGTCGTGATCGTGGAAAAGGACGGCCACGGCGAGAGCGCGGCCTGGCGGCTGGACAGCGTGGAAGGCATCCGCAGCGATGACAACCTGTATGCCAAATACATGGCCGGCGCTTACGGCGGCGTGCCGCAGCTATGA
- the holA gene encoding DNA polymerase III subunit delta, with amino-acid sequence MQLPLSQLAAHLHKGLRPLYLLHGDEPLLQQEAQDAIRAAARAAGYTERTSFTVAGAHFDWSAVLAAGGSLSLFAERQIVEIRIPTGKPGKDGSAALQQIAEGARGNDSLLTVISLPRLDKATRTSAWFTALEGAGAAIQIDPVERAQLPAWIAQRLAAQGQRVQPGEAGQRTLQFFADRVEGNLLAAHQETAKLALLHPAGELPAGAVESSVLNVARYDVFKLSEAALAGQALRVQKMLDGLEAEGTAAVLVHWTLAEDIRALKRCKDAIASGKPLPMALRESRVWGAKERLFGHILGRASDAQLSRLLQSAHTVDGIVKGLKAPDWPQDAWQALARLALQVCQVAR; translated from the coding sequence ATGCAACTGCCCCTGTCCCAGCTCGCCGCCCACCTGCACAAGGGCCTGCGCCCGCTGTACCTGCTGCACGGCGACGAGCCGCTCTTGCAGCAAGAAGCCCAGGACGCCATCCGCGCCGCGGCCCGCGCCGCCGGCTACACCGAGCGCACCAGCTTCACCGTAGCCGGCGCGCACTTCGACTGGAGCGCGGTGCTGGCCGCCGGTGGCTCGCTGTCGCTGTTCGCCGAGCGCCAGATCGTCGAGATCCGCATCCCCACCGGCAAGCCCGGCAAGGACGGCTCGGCGGCGCTGCAGCAGATCGCCGAGGGCGCGCGCGGCAACGACAGCCTGCTCACCGTCATCAGCCTGCCGCGCCTGGACAAGGCCACGCGCACCAGCGCCTGGTTCACCGCGCTGGAGGGCGCCGGCGCCGCCATCCAGATTGATCCGGTGGAGCGCGCCCAGCTGCCGGCGTGGATCGCCCAGCGCCTGGCCGCGCAGGGCCAGCGTGTGCAACCGGGCGAGGCCGGCCAGCGCACGCTGCAATTTTTTGCCGACCGGGTCGAGGGCAACCTGCTGGCTGCGCACCAGGAGACAGCCAAACTCGCACTGCTGCACCCGGCCGGCGAGTTGCCCGCCGGTGCGGTCGAGTCCAGCGTGCTGAACGTCGCGCGCTACGACGTGTTCAAGCTCTCCGAAGCGGCCCTGGCCGGCCAGGCGCTGCGCGTGCAAAAGATGCTCGACGGCCTGGAAGCCGAGGGCACGGCCGCCGTGCTGGTGCACTGGACGCTGGCCGAGGACATCCGCGCCCTGAAGCGCTGCAAGGACGCCATCGCGTCCGGCAAGCCCCTGCCCATGGCCCTGCGCGAGAGCCGCGTCTGGGGCGCCAAGGAGCGCCTGTTCGGCCACATCCTCGGCCGCGCCAGCGACGCCCAGCTGTCGCGCCTGCTGCAATCGGCGCACACCGTGGACGGCATCGTCAAGGGCCTCAAAGCGCCCGACTGGCCGCAGGACGCCTGGCAGGCGCTGGCGCGGCTGGCGCTGCAGGTGTGCCAGGTAGCGCGATGA
- a CDS encoding mechanosensitive ion channel family protein: protein MADGAQEGKEKAAQLINDLQDISFSKIGLIIAGTWLAIALAHRVLPFLAEKGPSRVRLYLLGAVPVIRLVLLVVALLWLVPIIFNITFQNFLVISGAASVAIGFAFKDYVSSLIAGVVAIIERPYQPGDWVEIDDTYGEVRAVGMRAVQIRTPSDVIVHIPHDKLWRDSIRNANDGTRTLMCVTSFYLHPQHDAAAVRAALRDVALTSAYLDYHKPVSVGLEQTAFGTHYRIRAYPFDMRDQSSLKNDLTVRGKLAIADCRASETAAPPQA, encoded by the coding sequence ATGGCCGACGGCGCCCAGGAAGGCAAGGAAAAAGCCGCCCAGCTCATCAACGATCTGCAGGACATCAGCTTCAGCAAGATCGGCCTGATCATCGCCGGCACCTGGCTGGCGATTGCCCTGGCGCACCGCGTGCTGCCCTTTCTGGCAGAAAAAGGCCCCAGCCGGGTGCGCCTGTACCTGCTGGGCGCCGTGCCCGTCATCCGGCTGGTGCTGCTGGTGGTGGCCCTGCTGTGGCTGGTGCCCATCATCTTCAACATCACGTTCCAGAACTTTCTGGTCATCTCGGGCGCGGCCAGCGTGGCCATCGGCTTCGCCTTCAAGGACTACGTCAGCAGCCTCATCGCCGGCGTCGTGGCCATCATCGAGCGGCCCTATCAGCCCGGCGACTGGGTGGAGATCGACGACACCTATGGCGAGGTGCGCGCCGTGGGCATGCGCGCGGTGCAGATCCGCACGCCCTCGGACGTCATCGTCCACATCCCGCACGACAAGCTCTGGCGCGACAGCATCAGGAACGCCAACGACGGCACGCGCACGCTGATGTGCGTGACCTCGTTTTACCTGCACCCGCAGCACGACGCCGCCGCCGTGCGCGCCGCGCTGCGCGACGTGGCGCTGACCAGCGCCTACCTGGACTACCACAAGCCCGTCAGCGTGGGCCTGGAGCAGACCGCCTTCGGCACGCACTACCGGATCCGCGCCTACCCGTTCGACATGCGCGACCAGTCCAGCCTGAAGAACGACCTGACGGTGCGCGGCAAGCTGGCGATCGCCGACTGCCGGGCGAGCGAGACCGCCGCGCCGCCGCAGGCGTGA
- the lptE gene encoding LPS assembly lipoprotein LptE translates to MHKRTLLLALSGAAAATSLTACGFRLRGVPQFAFSSLYVQAGAGSGVARELVRTLQGVGGGVTLLTEPAQLPQAQVVLEVLSEVPERIVVGQSATGQVRELQLRLRLRFRLRGQDGQEWIAPTELVQTRDVSYSETIALSKEGEEALLFRNMQTDLVQQLMRRLATVKGPARP, encoded by the coding sequence ATGCACAAGCGCACCCTGCTCCTGGCCTTATCCGGCGCCGCCGCCGCCACGTCGCTCACGGCCTGCGGCTTTCGCCTGCGCGGCGTGCCGCAGTTCGCGTTCTCCTCGCTGTACGTGCAGGCCGGCGCCGGCTCGGGCGTGGCGCGTGAGCTGGTGCGCACGCTGCAGGGCGTCGGTGGCGGCGTCACCCTGTTGACCGAGCCGGCGCAGCTGCCGCAGGCGCAGGTGGTGCTGGAGGTGCTGTCCGAAGTCCCTGAGCGCATCGTCGTCGGCCAGAGCGCGACCGGCCAGGTGCGCGAGCTTCAACTGCGCCTGCGCCTGCGCTTTCGCCTGCGGGGCCAGGACGGGCAGGAGTGGATCGCGCCCACCGAGCTGGTGCAGACACGCGACGTCAGCTACAGCGAAACCATCGCCCTGTCCAAGGAGGGCGAGGAGGCACTCTTGTTTCGCAACATGCAGACCGACCTGGTGCAGCAGCTCATGCGGCGCCTGGCGACTGTCAAGGGGCCAGCGCGGCCGTGA